A stretch of Ipomoea triloba cultivar NCNSP0323 chromosome 13, ASM357664v1 DNA encodes these proteins:
- the LOC116002464 gene encoding polyphenol oxidase E, chloroplastic-like yields MATSTHPIISCTKNISFSTKSSPLNFSRPSQIFLNPSRAAERRGDVKIRCAASPEGADGRQNPDSLSSAKLDRRNVLLGLGGLYGAYNFAGGSNPFALADPIPAPDISKCGTAIISNSTDEVPYSCCPPFDGTFVDYKIPTFSTLNCRPAAHAVDDDYLNKYKTAIQKMKELPADDPRNFYQQANVHCAYCNGAYQLNDKSYQIHFTWLFFPFHRWYLYFYERILQSLIDDPTFTLPYWNWDNPQGMILPEIFDDDESSPLYDQYRNQDHRNGYVLDLAYAGEENTANDFQKVKNNLAVMYRQMLTNAPCPLLFFGKPLRADNDSENSGMGTIENVPHNSIHRWVGDPRTAHNEDMGNFYSAAKDPVFYCHHSNVDRMWTLWKTLGGNRTDIPDTDWLQTEFLFYDETKTLVKVKVADCVDNERLGYTFQDMPTPWKNFKPTRKRKGKLKRTAKSVSASTTVLPATLDKITTFYVTRSSTSTPAGKEELLDLDLEYDDTQFIRFDVFLNEDEEVNTKELDRIEYAGSFSNLPHVHDDTSTSKVTTSTFSLAISELLQDLGLQGDDKILVTLVPKAGGSCVTVKKAYTDTIDC; encoded by the exons ATCCGGTGCGCAGCCTCGCCGGAGGGTGCTGACGGGCGTCAAAACCCGGACAGCCTCTCTTCGGCGAAACTTGACCGGAGAAATGTCCTTCTGGGCCTCGGGGGTCTCTACGGCGCTTACAACTTCGCCGGCGGCTCCAACCCCTTTGCCCTTGCCGACCCTATCCCGGCCCCTGACATTTCCAAGTGCGGCACTGCTATCATTTCCAACAGCACTGATGAAGTGCCGTACTCTTGTTGCCCTCCCTTCGACGGCACTTTTGTGGACTATAAGATCCCCACATTTTCAACGCTTAACTGCAGGCCGGCTGCTCACGCCGTGGACGACGACTACTTGAACAAGTACAAGACCGCCATTCAGAAAATGAAGGAGCTTCCCGCCGATGATCCCCGAAACTTCTACCAGCAAGCTAACGTCCACTGCGCTTACTGCAATGGAGCTTATCAACTCAACGATAAGTCCTATCAGATCCACTTCACATGGCTCTTCTTCCCTTTCCACAGATG GTACTTGTACTTCTACGAAAGGATCTTGCAAAGTCTGATAGACGATCCAACATTCACATTGCCGTACTGGAACTGGGACAATCCACAGGGCATGATTCTCCCTGAGATCTTCGACGACGACGAGTCGTCGCCGCTGTACGACCAGTACCGCAACCAGGACCACCGCAATGGATACGTGTTGGATCTAGCATACGCCGGCGAAGAAAACACCGCCAACGACTTCCAGAAGGTGAAAAACAATCTTGCGGTTATGTACCGCCAAATGTTAACCAACGCGCCGTGTCCGTTGCTCTTCTTCGGCAAACCTCTTCGCGCTGATAACGACTCCGAGAACTCGGGCATGGGGACCATCGAGAACGTCCCGCACAACTCTATCCACCGATGGGTGGGTGATCCTAGGACTGCTCATAATGAGGACATGGGTAACTTCTATTCTGCTGCTAAAGATCCGGTGTTTTATTGCCACCATTCCAACGTAGACCGCATGTGGACCCTTTGGAAGACCCTCGGTGGCAACCGTACGGATATCCCCGACACCGATTGGCTCCAAACTGAGTTCCTCTTCTATGACGAAACCAAGACTCTCGTCAAGGTTAAGGTTGCAGATTGTGTGGACAACGAGAGGCTCGGCTACACTTTTCAg GATATGCCGACTCCATGGAAGAACTTCAAACCCACGAggaaaagaaagggaaaattgAAGAGAACTGCCAAGTCAGTATCCGCATCCACTACCGTGTTGCCGGCAACCTTGGACAAGATTACAACGTTCTACGTGACGAGGTCGTCGACATCGACACCCGCGGGGAAGGAGGAGCTGCTGGATCTGGACCTAGAGTACGACGACACGCAGTTTATACGGTTCGATGTGTTTCTGAACGAGGACGAGGAGGTGAATACGAAGGAGCTGGACAGGATCGAGTACGCGGGCAGTTTCTCCAACTTGCCACATGTGCATGACGACACCTCCACTAGTAAAGTCACGACCTCCACTTTTAGCCTGGCCATCTCGGAGCTGCTTCAGGACTTGGGGCTGCAAGGTGACGACAAGATTCTGGTGACTCTGGTGCCCAAAGCTGGGGGTAGTTGCGTCACCGTCAAAAAAGCCTATACCGACACTATCGATTGCTAA